The DNA region AGGGAACGCCGGGCGAAGCTCCGGCGACGGCCATCGACGGCCAGCGCGCCCCCGCGTGAAGATCGGGATCGTCAGCCAGTCCTACTACCCCCGGTACGGCGGCGTCACCGAGCACGTGCACCACACCGCGGTCGAGCTGCGCAAGCGCGGCCACGAGGTCCTGATCATCACCAGCCACTTCCGCCGCGGAGAGGCCAACCACGCGGACGGGGTGGTCCGCATCGGGCACAACCTGCTGATCCCGTTCAACGGCGCCTTCGTGGATCTCGCGGTCGGGCTGCGGCTCGGACGCCAGCTCCGCGAGCTCATTTCGGATCGCGGATTCGACGTCCTCCACACCCACGCCCCGCTCGTGCCCACGCTGCCGCTGATGGCGATCCGCGCCGCCTCGTGCCCGCAGGTCGGAACCTTCCACACCACCGCCGGCCGCAGTCGCATGCTGGAATGGGCGCGCTCTTATCTCGCTCCCACCGTGGAGAAGCTCGACGCGCGCATCGCCGTGTCGACCACGGCGCGTGACTTCGCCGCCCACTACTTCCCGGGCGAATACGAGATCATTCCCAACGGAGTGGACATCGAGCGCTTCCGTCCCGACGTGGCGCCGTTCGCCGAGTTCCGTGAGGAAGGGATCGTCAACCTGCT from Candidatus Eisenbacteria bacterium includes:
- a CDS encoding glycosyltransferase family 4 protein; this encodes MKIGIVSQSYYPRYGGVTEHVHHTAVELRKRGHEVLIITSHFRRGEANHADGVVRIGHNLLIPFNGAFVDLAVGLRLGRQLRELISDRGFDVLHTHAPLVPTLPLMAIRAASCPQVGTFHTTAGRSRMLEWARSYLAPTVEKLDARIAVSTTARDFAAHYFPGEYEIIPNGVDIERFRPDVAPFAEFREEGIVNLLFVGRLDPRKGADRLIAAMPQILERTQGRVQLLIVGDSYLRPKLEASVAPSARARVRFLGHVPSSDLPRWYATGDIFVSPASGNESFGIVLIEAMATGRAVVASDIPGYRSVITPGENAVAVPPGDVSALAEAIAALAVDPERRRRLGCKGHERAQEFSWPRVTDRIEAVYRQVVERRRSAASAA